The Apibacter raozihei genome contains a region encoding:
- a CDS encoding thymidine kinase, producing MFLENTINSTKQTGWIEVICGSMFSGKTEELIRRLNRARFARQKVEIFKPSLDVRYDENEVVSHDENSIPSTPIDNPMEIPLLAADCDVVGIDEAQFFSENIVDVCNLLANDGKRVIVAGLDMDFMGRPFGPMPNLMATAEYVTKVHAICVKTGNLANYSHRISSGKKLVELGEKDKYEPLSRQAFWEALNKEKEQEAKNNTKT from the coding sequence ATACAATAAATAGCACTAAACAAACCGGTTGGATTGAAGTAATCTGTGGGTCTATGTTTTCCGGAAAAACGGAAGAACTCATCCGCAGATTAAATCGAGCACGGTTTGCCCGGCAGAAAGTTGAGATATTCAAACCTTCCTTAGATGTCCGGTATGATGAAAATGAAGTAGTTTCCCATGATGAGAATTCCATTCCCAGCACTCCGATTGACAACCCTATGGAAATTCCCTTGCTGGCAGCAGACTGTGATGTGGTGGGCATAGACGAAGCTCAGTTCTTCAGCGAAAACATTGTAGATGTCTGCAACCTGCTCGCAAATGACGGAAAACGAGTGATTGTCGCCGGGCTCGATATGGATTTCATGGGCAGACCTTTTGGTCCTATGCCCAACCTTATGGCTACAGCCGAATATGTAACCAAGGTACATGCTATTTGTGTAAAAACAGGTAATCTTGCCAACTATTCACATCGTATTTCCTCAGGTAAAAAACTGGTGGAACTGGGTGAAAAAGACAAATATGAGCCTTTGAGCCGCCAGGCTTTTTGGGAAGCGCTCAATAAAGAAAAAGAACAAGAAGCAAAAAACAATACGAAAACCTAA